From one Cupriavidus sp. P-10 genomic stretch:
- a CDS encoding AAA domain-containing protein translates to MSISPRELLHRLFVYIEEQLKDIDPRAFQIGKSALPRLFPKDLANLPGVCFDVQEEGDHIWLKVERLEEVAPPTPDSGRFSKAFRIDADPGGKLPQLIEAALDALIRNAQKDAPEAEHLALADNLRVEAEAALVAYVSKWQEWAAREKPRRKTISLYSDLFALRHQLHAEQTANPVEFVWGLGMASWKLGFEGKPFDFQYPLLTQPLEISLDTESMSLEVRPRAAEPGCEMDGFVACGIHGASECEKAMQAHLSRHQDTPVSPFSASSYADVLKLVARNLDSRGSYVEVLARGEDAPGAGEHLVVSDSWVLFTRPKSNNYLVADLKNIRGKLEAGCEIPDGPLALVTPPSDTPLDHHAVNFRGLSGRGIGGAGGAGGAGEGETRELYFPLPYNQEQVTIVQRLERAAGVTVQGPPGTGKTHTIANIICHYLATGKRVLVTSKGEPALEVLQGKIPKEVQPLTVALLAGDRDGIRQFQASIEAIQHQVSQLDPQATRDEIDRMHRAIDHTHHELVSIDRRVDEIAMQQLAETPVDGASYRAEELAELVVKGVPQYAWFDDELSLDPQHAPPLSTEESARLREDRRQLGADLAYLAADLPSPDELPQPADIAQLHTHLCKLKSLDAATQTGELPALRALTPDVLQSARALLAQLGEAQAALKAMAEAEAEWPGALRRKCAQPSYATEIGALEALFDDAARLVEARSAFMKRPVDFPSEALAHARTVEAVGRAATTGKPFGFMAFGAGEAKEHIARVKVNGLTPSSHDDWQHVQSYLKLHEQVLSFSSRWNPVAEVLELPGLLGGVAQLRMVELVTAAARKAHSMATRFDALLHRAGEAVFARPPAGLAFGSHEDYEVVRGHIMQHLTRAELAQAAIALSQLQERLAGKGGPVTQKLQDFIDESLGSPQKESARVAAEYTELMVELRRVRGLAPVIGRVKACAARLHAAGGARIAERVSCVPVANGAEDPAFPATWREAWNWARIRTHLEKIEARKELVALNARRTDLEAALAQMYKDVVGKAAWLATKRNASPKVLQALAGYATAIRRIGKGTGPNAVRYRRDAQQSMLDAAGAVPCWIMSHAKISESMPADIGAFDLVIVDEASQSDLWALPAIVRAKKVLVVGDDKQVSPDGGFVSSAAIDELRTRFLSDQPYGQDMTPEKSLYDLAARVFAADQVMLREHFRCVPPIIAYSNQFYKGAIQPLRIPLASQRLDPPLIDIHVPGGMRDRHDCNRLEAEAIAAEICAILEDERYAGRTIGVVSLLGMEQAKFIDAMVRERCPATELLRREFDCGDARTFQGSERDIMFLSMVADPERCHPLSGNAYDQRFNVAASRARDRMYLVRSVTAEQVSDKDIRMTLLEHFSKPKVAQDVGDQDGLVKLCESGFEREVFTKLVQRGYRVIPQVKSGAYRLDMVVEGANDARLAIECDGDAYHGPEHWAGDMNRQRILERAGWTFWRCFASTWCLRKEEVFEELVERLAALGIEPIGTVAELPRLVESRTWTPSTVQAPAVYR, encoded by the coding sequence ATGTCCATTTCGCCGCGCGAGCTGCTCCATCGCCTGTTCGTCTATATCGAAGAGCAACTCAAAGACATCGACCCGCGGGCCTTCCAGATTGGGAAATCGGCCCTGCCGCGGCTTTTCCCCAAAGACCTGGCGAACCTGCCTGGCGTCTGCTTTGACGTTCAGGAAGAAGGCGACCACATCTGGCTGAAGGTCGAACGCCTGGAAGAAGTTGCGCCACCCACGCCAGATTCCGGGCGATTCAGTAAAGCTTTCCGCATAGATGCGGATCCCGGCGGCAAGCTGCCTCAACTCATCGAGGCCGCGCTCGACGCACTGATTCGCAACGCACAGAAGGATGCCCCGGAGGCAGAGCATCTGGCGTTGGCGGACAACCTGCGTGTGGAAGCAGAGGCCGCGCTTGTCGCCTATGTCAGCAAATGGCAGGAGTGGGCCGCGCGCGAGAAGCCCCGGCGCAAAACCATTTCGCTCTACAGCGACTTGTTTGCGCTGCGACACCAGCTGCATGCCGAGCAGACCGCGAACCCGGTCGAATTTGTCTGGGGCCTGGGCATGGCGAGCTGGAAGCTGGGCTTCGAGGGAAAGCCATTTGACTTCCAGTATCCGCTGCTGACCCAGCCGCTTGAAATCTCGCTGGACACGGAATCGATGTCCCTGGAGGTGCGGCCGCGCGCTGCCGAGCCTGGTTGTGAAATGGATGGCTTCGTCGCATGTGGCATCCACGGCGCTTCGGAGTGCGAGAAAGCGATGCAGGCGCATCTTTCCCGGCACCAGGACACACCGGTTTCCCCGTTCTCGGCGTCAAGCTACGCCGACGTGCTCAAACTGGTCGCGCGCAACCTCGACAGCCGAGGCAGCTACGTGGAGGTCCTTGCCAGGGGTGAAGACGCACCAGGTGCCGGGGAGCATCTGGTGGTCAGCGATTCCTGGGTGCTGTTCACTCGCCCGAAATCGAACAACTACCTGGTTGCCGATTTGAAGAATATCCGCGGCAAGCTGGAAGCCGGCTGCGAGATTCCCGATGGTCCGCTGGCCCTGGTGACGCCGCCTTCGGATACGCCGCTCGACCACCATGCGGTCAATTTCCGTGGGCTCTCGGGACGCGGCATCGGTGGCGCAGGTGGGGCAGGTGGGGCAGGCGAGGGCGAGACCAGGGAGCTGTACTTCCCGTTGCCTTACAACCAGGAGCAGGTCACCATCGTGCAGCGCCTGGAGCGCGCCGCCGGCGTGACGGTGCAAGGCCCGCCGGGCACGGGCAAGACGCACACCATCGCGAACATCATTTGCCACTACCTGGCGACCGGCAAGCGGGTGCTGGTGACGTCCAAGGGCGAACCGGCCCTGGAGGTACTGCAAGGCAAGATTCCCAAGGAAGTCCAGCCGCTGACGGTTGCGCTCCTGGCCGGCGATCGCGATGGCATCCGCCAGTTCCAGGCTTCCATCGAGGCGATCCAGCATCAGGTTTCGCAGCTCGATCCGCAGGCGACGCGGGACGAAATCGACCGGATGCATCGGGCCATCGACCACACGCACCATGAGCTGGTCAGCATTGACCGGCGCGTGGACGAAATCGCCATGCAGCAGCTGGCCGAGACCCCGGTCGACGGCGCGAGCTACCGGGCTGAGGAACTGGCCGAGCTCGTCGTCAAGGGCGTACCGCAATATGCATGGTTTGATGATGAACTGTCGCTGGATCCGCAGCACGCGCCACCGCTTTCCACCGAGGAATCGGCGCGGTTGCGCGAAGACCGGCGCCAGCTTGGAGCGGACCTGGCCTACCTGGCAGCGGACCTTCCCAGCCCGGACGAATTGCCGCAACCAGCCGATATTGCGCAACTGCACACGCACCTGTGCAAGCTGAAGTCGCTCGATGCCGCGACGCAAACTGGCGAACTCCCTGCGCTGCGGGCGCTGACGCCCGATGTGCTGCAGTCCGCCCGTGCGCTGCTGGCCCAGCTTGGCGAAGCCCAGGCCGCGCTGAAAGCCATGGCCGAGGCCGAAGCCGAATGGCCCGGGGCACTGCGCCGCAAGTGCGCGCAGCCGTCATATGCCACGGAAATCGGTGCATTGGAGGCGCTCTTCGACGATGCGGCGCGTCTGGTGGAGGCGCGTTCGGCCTTTATGAAGCGGCCGGTGGATTTCCCTTCGGAAGCGCTGGCCCATGCCAGGACGGTCGAGGCCGTGGGGCGCGCGGCCACGACTGGCAAGCCATTCGGCTTCATGGCGTTTGGCGCGGGGGAAGCGAAGGAACATATTGCCAGGGTGAAGGTGAATGGCCTGACGCCGTCATCCCATGACGACTGGCAACATGTCCAGTCCTACCTGAAACTGCACGAGCAGGTCCTCTCCTTCTCCAGCCGCTGGAATCCCGTGGCCGAGGTCCTTGAACTGCCCGGCTTGCTGGGCGGCGTCGCTCAACTGCGCATGGTGGAGCTGGTCACCGCGGCAGCCAGGAAGGCGCACAGCATGGCGACCCGGTTCGACGCGCTGTTGCACCGGGCAGGCGAAGCCGTCTTTGCACGCCCGCCCGCGGGCCTGGCTTTCGGCAGCCATGAGGACTATGAGGTCGTTCGCGGCCATATCATGCAGCACCTGACACGCGCGGAACTGGCGCAGGCAGCAATCGCGCTTAGCCAGTTGCAGGAACGGCTGGCCGGCAAGGGCGGGCCGGTCACGCAGAAGCTGCAGGACTTCATCGACGAATCACTGGGGAGTCCGCAGAAGGAAAGCGCGCGGGTCGCGGCAGAGTACACCGAACTGATGGTGGAACTGCGTCGGGTGCGCGGGCTCGCCCCCGTCATCGGCCGGGTGAAGGCGTGCGCCGCTCGCTTGCATGCAGCAGGCGGTGCGCGCATTGCCGAAAGGGTGTCATGCGTGCCAGTGGCCAATGGGGCGGAGGATCCGGCGTTCCCCGCCACCTGGCGCGAGGCCTGGAACTGGGCTCGCATACGCACGCACCTGGAAAAGATCGAGGCACGCAAGGAACTGGTGGCGCTGAACGCCCGGCGCACGGATCTCGAGGCCGCGCTGGCCCAGATGTACAAGGATGTCGTGGGCAAGGCAGCCTGGCTGGCGACCAAGCGCAATGCCAGCCCGAAGGTGCTGCAGGCGCTGGCCGGCTATGCGACGGCCATCCGGCGCATCGGGAAGGGGACCGGGCCCAATGCCGTGCGCTACCGGCGCGACGCGCAGCAGTCGATGCTGGACGCCGCGGGCGCGGTTCCATGCTGGATCATGAGCCACGCCAAGATTTCAGAGTCGATGCCCGCTGACATCGGCGCCTTCGATCTGGTCATCGTCGACGAGGCCTCCCAGTCCGACCTGTGGGCGCTACCGGCAATCGTGCGTGCCAAGAAAGTCCTGGTGGTGGGCGACGACAAGCAGGTCTCTCCGGATGGCGGTTTCGTGTCCAGCGCCGCGATTGACGAGTTGCGCACCCGGTTCCTGAGCGACCAGCCCTACGGCCAGGACATGACGCCGGAGAAGTCGCTCTACGACCTGGCTGCGCGGGTCTTTGCCGCTGACCAGGTCATGCTGCGCGAGCATTTCCGTTGCGTGCCGCCCATCATTGCGTACTCCAACCAGTTCTACAAAGGCGCAATCCAGCCGTTGCGCATCCCGCTGGCGTCGCAACGCCTTGACCCGCCGCTCATCGACATCCACGTGCCGGGCGGCATGCGGGACCGGCACGACTGCAACCGGCTGGAAGCGGAAGCGATTGCCGCGGAAATCTGCGCCATCCTGGAAGACGAGCGCTATGCCGGGCGCACTATCGGCGTGGTTTCCCTGCTGGGCATGGAACAGGCCAAGTTCATCGATGCGATGGTTCGGGAGCGTTGCCCCGCCACCGAACTCCTGCGCCGCGAGTTCGACTGCGGTGATGCGCGTACCTTCCAGGGGAGCGAGCGCGACATCATGTTCCTGTCGATGGTGGCTGACCCCGAACGCTGCCACCCGCTCTCGGGGAACGCCTACGACCAGCGCTTCAACGTGGCCGCCAGCCGCGCGCGCGACCGGATGTACCTGGTCCGCTCCGTGACGGCGGAGCAGGTTTCCGACAAGGACATCCGGATGACGCTGCTCGAGCACTTCAGCAAGCCAAAGGTCGCGCAAGATGTGGGCGACCAGGA